The following nucleotide sequence is from Channa argus isolate prfri chromosome 9, Channa argus male v1.0, whole genome shotgun sequence.
tggcagCTCATCCGGATATGAGTTCTGCCAAAGGATTCTTCTGTTAGAGAGACGTTTCCTCTACATTGTCACCCTAGTGGTTACTCAAGGGGCATTTGTTGGGTCTCTATGAATCTGTCAGTCAAGATCTTGACAGCAgttgatttaaatgtttagtgCTTGATTGATTGCTTCACCATAATGCTTCAACCGAATTAGAACCTCATTCCTGAGATCtcaatttaaataaagctgCTTATTTGTATACTTACAAGCCTTTGGCATTACATCTAatctgtatgagccaaccaagggttttCCTcagctttagtttttgttttatgtagtatgtattgtgtattgtgaatTGAGTAGTCACTTGCCTTACAGAAGTGGTAAAGCACTTTTTAATAGCACCTACCTTCCACCATGCTTGCTTACTCCAGACATCATTCTGTTCCACCGTCTTTCACTGTTCCTTTACAGCAGATTCTACTCACACGATTAATGCtgattaaactgtttttatcgGATTTAAGGGTGTGATCGTGAAATCTCACTATGTGGGCCAGGCAGGTTTGTAACGCCTTTCCTCTGAATTCAGATATGTTTCTACtgcaaacaagaagaaaaatataGATGCCAAAGTCCTGTCACCCTAATCACAGCTGGTACAGTTAAGCTTGGCACAGTTGTTATGcctgatgctcttcctgacaaaaccctccccaatttctaccaggctttgGGACTGACACtacatggctggggatggggatgggctgttgggggttcagtgtcttacccagcgacactttcacatgtggtcaggaagagcgaCCCTAAGGTCAGTAGGTGACCACTTTACCAACTCAGCCACTGCCTCCCCTAGCTAAACTTAGAGTACAGCACAGCAAAAATTCACTCTACAATTTCACCTCTGGTTAGTATCACTCAGGCAAGCGTGCATTTAAGTGCTATTTCATCTGGAtttactgaattttaaaataattctaaaattctgttttgttgtctacCAACCAGTGGATATAGAGAGGAAACACGTATTGAGTCTGGGGTTCTCGGCATTCTTACCCTTCTTGCCCCTTGTTTTGGGGGTTTATAATTTTTACCTCTTCTTTTATTTGAGTTTGTAAGTTTTCAGAGATGCTTACCTGAGACGTCCAAGGCACTGGAGTCTTTCAAGGCTTCATTGAAAAATTTCAACAATCAAAAAGTCTCAGCAGTAGCAGTCATTAGTACAGGCTTCAAACAAGTTGTTCTCTAATTCTCAGTCttgaacaaaacagaaaactaatAAGAAAAACTCTCAACTCTAACTCCCTATTTTCTACACAGTTTTCTACAACACTCAACTGGCCAATTCTCTTCACTTCTTATACAGTTTTTACCATGCTGTCCaccctgtttttttatttccacccACTCATGTGGTTTTTCTACAGTTAAAGCATTATTGATatgcttttacatttgtgcaCTCGCATGGTTaaaatttttctgtttctccattTGCAACTTCCACCGAATGTGGTCAACGCTTTCTGGGCCTTCTGCAGTTGCTTTGTATATGAAAGCTTGCCTTCTGCTTTCCATTGCAGGCTTTAATATTTACTTGACTGAGCTTTGCATTTCAAGTGTGATTTTCAGTTGGTTTATTTCTGTTCAAGCTACATCAGGTCATGTTAATGGATGCAATGTTTCAATCATTGTTCATACAACAAGAATATAATaatttttccatttcctttaACAAAGGTCAATATATGTGGGAAAGTAACTTGGTttagaggcaggcttacttgTGTCCAaaaattatccactccagaaaTCATTCTatgacactgaacatttattgaattccaaaTTCaacaattgagctgataacaaagtatttccacagaaaacttttctgaaaatatttCCACAGAATACAGTAAGAAACCATGTACCTACACACTCAACTTTGTACTACTACCTACTACATTGTTGCGCTCCCCCACTACCTTACTGTCCATGTCTATCTGTCATCAAGAATATTTGAGAAAATCATAACAACAAAACTTTACTATCTTCTTGTGCTTGTTGGTTCTTTAAATCATGCAGGAAAAActactttgtgtatttttagaaACCCAGAAATCGCTCCTCTGATCTGAGGCAGCTTCAGGCCATAAACTAGAGGGTTATTGATGGGAGGAATGATCAAACACTCCAGAGataaaatgacaatgacaagtGTATTTAATTCATCCACCTTATAAAGACTCAGGGAAGCCTCACAGAATATTGAGATGCAAAAGTTGACAAAAGTCACTATGTGGGGCAAACAGGTCTGTAAGGCCTTTCCTCTGAATTCAGACGAACCTTTCCTGCAAACAAGCAGAATACGCAAGTAGGTGTACAGGACAAAGAACAGGGGGATAAAGATTGATGTTACTGCAAAACACTGACCTGTTTTGCCAATCACAGTTGTGTCCAAACAGGAGAGCTGAATTACAGACCAGTTGGTGCAAAACAGCCTGTGGAGTTCATTTCCACACAAAGGCAAAGTGCTGGCCAGATACAAGAAATGGGCCGTTATACAAACAGGgtacaaaacagcaaaaattaaAAGAGATAAAACCTTCCTGAACGTCATTTTACTGTGATAGTGTAAAGGCTGACAAATAGCAACAAACCTGTCATAGGCCATGACAGTGAGAATATTCAACTCATTTCCTTTGTAAGTGTGAATAACATACATCTGAGTGAAGCAGAACGGACGTGAGATAAAGTGAGTGTCAGACAGTATGTCCATCAGGAACCTGGGGAAGAAGCCGGCTGAGCCGTACAGAGagtttaaacacagacagcagatgaaaatatacatgggCTGATGCAGAGACTTGTCCAGACAGACTGTCAGAATAATGACAACATTAGCAGAGATTATAGTCATGTAGATcagcagacacagactgaaGAAAAGTGATCTGAGGGAACCATAGTCTGAGAATAAGgtgaaaatgaaataagaaGGAGTGAGATTGTAGCTGCGTTTCATGTCTGCataaaaaacactgataaaagacagagacagaggaatgGGAGTTAAAATTGCTCtgatttaaaattgtaaatacaaGTAAAACAGTTCATACATGATTCATGAGCTGCAACTTTCTTGCAattcaaaaagacagaaaacagtaaGAAGACTGATTAATGTAGTGTATATCTATTCAGTCTGCGGTTTTATATTGGAATTGTAGTATTTCAGTAAATCCTGCAGCAGCTTTTTCCACAACCAACAAATTAGTAAAACCACTAAATTCAGTCACTAACCACTTGAAAGGGCCAgcacttgttttgtgtttgacagCCCTTAACTAAACACAGTCAAGCAAAGCACCTCTGTCCATTCATGCTTAACAAGACTTTAGAGACCTGCCATCAACACCCTCCTTCCTTGATTCCTAACTGAGGTAGTTGTTCAATTCTTATCCTTTACTAATGCTAACTGTCACGTGTACAAACAGGTCCAGTGTTGAATCCCAAAGTGTTTAAAGTCAAATGCAAGACGTGgcacagaagaataaaaaatgCCAGTCAAGTGATAGAAACATCATTAACATGCACATTTGCTTGCTTTTATTCCTCCCAAAATATCAGGACAGAGTGAAGTGCTGCGTGCACAAGCTCATGCACAAAAATAGGATGTTGTACTAGGAGGGTCACAGTCCAGATAATGTTAGCAGCATCTCATGCAGacatttgcgttcacacatacacccccccTAGAAAAAatcaggagaatgtcagaattccagaggatgtgtgaaagaggctgtAGGTGCTTATTCTTGCTGGGAAGACTAGTACTTCTTTCAAGGAGAGGTTGAGCTGGCGATGTTGCTCTCTCATCCAGAGACGTCAGACAAGGCgaaaatgtgtgatgagacagtggagtcatccggtggaaaggacaggaagagcagTGTGTCGTCAGGATAGCAGTAATaagaaaagccatgtgagtgaATTATAGAACCCAGTGATGTTGtagagatggaaaaagaagaggactaAGAAGTGAGCCTGatagaggctatgagagtttgAAACATGCTGCTGCCAAGATACCTTGAAGATTTGTCTAGATACGGAAGACTGAAGCCAGGCCAGAGCTGtaccagagatgcccaagtcagactgtgggagaaaaaggATCTGAGGGTTCACTGTGTCAAAGGCTGGAAGATTaaaacagaagactgacctgcagctttttacattttacaaaaagtcCAGCTAATTCCAAATGAAATTGGTATCTAAGCCGAGCAGAAATGTTATCTGATtgcttctctctccctctgtctctttcttatTGTGccttatgtttagtttttcctccaCTTGTTTAGTGATAATCGCATTTGTAATTAACTTTAAGGTTTTTGCAGGTCATGCAGTGAGAGACACTGGATTAGAAGCTCAGCTTCACAAGGGTAAACAAACCCATGTGGTCAGGCCTCAGTAGACTGTGGGGACCAACCTGTAGTAAGGAGGACAATTCATAGAAGACCTAATTCTGAACAAGAGGCCATGGTTCACCACCAactactttatattttaaaatggttttccCCACTCAGCAACACACCAACTGAGAAACCCACTCTTGGTAATCGTAAGCTTCATAATAAGGAATGTGAAGTTACAGAATCCAGTGGCCATAGTTAAACGTTTTCATGGGGCCAGAACACTGTATGTTCATCCAAAGACACAACTCCTCCCCAGACACAAATGTAGGTTATAACAATCAGGGTACAGCACAGATAAAAAAATCAAGATGTATCATTGtctcaaatgtaatttttttatgatAGTGGGAAGGCTCATAAATAGGGATAATAAATGTTTGGTCTGGAGCCTCTCATAGCTGTCTgtagcctgtttcagacatgagaATCTGGAGAATGTCAGAAGGTagcaggtcctgacattgtctggagtttcactttcagacatgtagccaacatcagGACATAGTACGTGTGATGTGTtttcacttgtgaagaaatacatCATGTCATTGTgcaaggggtggtgcttgggcacttGGAGGTGGAGGCAAGACAGGACGCACAAACAAAGCTAGGGAAGTGACACTGTtctgctttgtaatctggtcgtataccacagaatctcgtgctgttccttgtatttgtttgacgatTTCCATGTCTGCCCTTACCAACAGAAGTTCATGAATTTCATTGTCCCTCCAGTTCGACGTTGTTGTGTACGGATGAATGAAGGAGTTCTTCACCTTCCAGCTTTTGTATTTGGCCGCTTTCCAGGAAATGGCCGCCATCCACACACCCACTCTCTCATGGTGAATTCTCCAGAGcattacctcctctattcacaaatgagctcggtTGGAGATCTGGAAtctggactttgcactagggagctggttggataaaatctgaataatgtcagggccaacaggcTTGGGCGTTTCTGTTCACAGATAAATCTGGAAagtgtctgaattccagtgcatgtctgaaaggggcctATGACAGcgatattttaaatttttcatttgAGCACAAAGTTGTAGTTTGTTATTTAATTTGGGTTTTTGTAACAAATACTGATAAACTTAGTTGTCTAAatttggttttagtttgaaaaatgaATGATCCCATACATGTTACTGCATGTCATACCCCATCTCTTTCTGATTTCTGAAAAACTCTTAACATTTTCTATGATAAAAGCACAAATgccccaaaaaacacaaatttcattACATACAGCAGATGAcatatgcattaaaaaaatggacTTTGAACTTGGTTGGAAATGATACTTTAATACAACCACAGAAGTACAGAAACATGTCGgtaaatgatgaaagaaaaaggGTTTTAATGCAGCAGAATGTTCTAATTTCACATAAGATTCAGGTTATTCTGAAGGTCGACCATACATATACAACACTTACAAATACATGTGGTGTAAAGAGGCTGATTTTCATCCTGTGCCTtctggttcattttaaatatatataaataaataagtttaaaCAACTTACTGCATGATCAAATATTTATGGGTCTTTAAATCACGCAGGATGACCTACTTTGTGTAACCttagaaatacagaaattacTCCTCTTATCTGAGGCAGCTTTAGGCCATAAACTAGAGGATTACTAATGGGAGGAATgatcagaaactccagagatAATACAACAATGACAAGTGTATTTAATTCATCCACCTTATAAAGACTCAGGGAAGCCTCACAGAATATTGAGAAGCAAAAGTTGTCAAAAGTCACTATGTGGGGCAGGCAGGTTTGTAAGGCCTTTCCTCTGAATTCAGACGAACTTTTCCTGCAAACAAGCAGAATACGCAGGTAGGTGTACAGGACAAAGAACAGGGGGATAAAGATCGATGTTACTGCAAGAAACTGACCTGTTTTGCCAATCACAGTTGTGTCCAGACAGGAAAGCTGAATTACAGACCAGTTGGTGCAAAACAGCCTGTGGAGTTCATTTCCACACAAAGGCAAAGTGCTGGCCAGATACAAGAAATTGGCCATTATACAAACAGGGTACAAAATAGCAAAAATTAAAAGAGATAAAACCTTCCTGAACGTCATTTTACTGTGATAGTATAAAGGCTGACAAATAGCAACAAACCTGTCATAGGCCATGACAGTGAGAATATTCAACTCATTTCCTTTGTAAGTATAAGTAACACACATCTGAGTGAAGCAGAGTGGACGTGAGATGAAGTGAGTGTCAGACAGTATGTCCATCAGGAACCTGGGGAAGAAGCCGGCTGAGCCGTACAGAGagtttaaacacagacagcagatgaaaatatacatgggCTGATGCAGAGACTTGTCCAGGCAGACTGTCAGAATAATGACAACATTAGCAGAGATTATAGTCATGTAGATcagcagacacagactgaaGAAAAGTGATCTGAGGGAACCATAGTCTGAGAATAAGgtgaaaatgaaataagaaGGAGTGAGATTGTAGCTGCGTTTCATGTCTGCataaaaaacactgataaaagacagagacagaggattAGGAGTTGACTAAAATTGTTCtgatttaaaattgtaaatacaaGTAACAGTTTATCAAGATCTATGATTTCTGTCAGTCTCTGATTTCTGAAGAATTGTAGTATTTCAGTAAAACCTACTACAGAACATAAGGCAGCTATGGTCACATAATAAACATCCTACCCTCCTTTTTCCACAACCAACAAATTGGTAAAACCACTAAATTAACAGGAAATCAGTCACTTCAAATGGCCAGCAGTTGTTTGGTGTTCGACAGCTCTGAATAATTATATACATCCACCAAACACAATCGAGTAAAGCCTCTATGTCAATTCATGCTTAGTAAGAGCTTAGAGACCTGCCATCACCCGCCCTTCTCCAATTGAATCCAAATTGAGGCAGCTGTTCAATTTTTACACCCAACAGTCACGTGTACAAACAGGCCCAGTGTCCAATTTTAAAGTCTTTGAAATCAAATGTGAGACTTGGCACAGAAAATTCAGGTGATGTAAAAGTTTATTTACAGGTCTGTCCTAGAGGTGATAAGAACATCATGTAGGTACAAACACGAAGTAAGGCCAGGATTATCCTTAGCTAAGAATagcaagaaagaaagcaaatactGTGGACATAATTACTAAAGGTATTTTTTTTGGGTTATGAAGAAAGAGACAACGGATTAGAAGCACAGCTTCCCAAGGGAAAACAAACCCATCTAGTTTAGTAGCTGGTGTTGGTTGACATATAGTAGGGGTGCAGCATAGTTAGTCCAGCAGCCATAGTTAAATGAACTCCTGGAACTAGAGCGGGTGAagtcaaattacatttaaaactgtggaaatacagtaagattattatttgTTGAAACAAAGAATGTTTTGAAAGTACACAAAAACCCTTATCTTCCTCTATTAATGATCAGTTATGTTAGGTTGAGGCATTATGAAGGGAAATTAGTGTAAGTCCCATTCTTTCCAGCTTTTGTGATGTCTGCTTAAGGACTGTGACACACCAGGCTAAGGTCAAAGAAGTAGACACAATGAAGACCAACTGTTTATACTGCCACCCTTCACAGGAAACCCATTTCGGGTGATTGTACTTGGGATGTTATTCTTTTGGTTGCAGCTTAGCTCTCTCCTTAACTCACTGCTGATGTTGCACCAATCCGTCTGTCAATCTCACCATCCATTTTACCCTCACTTGTGAACAAGACCCCAAGATACTTAAATTCCTACCTTGAGGCTAGTGACCCATTCCCAACCCGAAGGGGGCAATCCACTATTTTTCAGGAGAGCCTCAGACTCGGAGGCCATGGTTCATGTTCCTAGAAATCCTGTCcatgaaaaccacaaacagGATTGGTGACTAGGGTCAACCCGGATGGAGGCCAACACCAACTAGGAACGTGTTTGACTTATTACCAAGAATACAAATGCAACTCACACTGCAGTTGTGCAAGGACCCTGTGGCTTGTAACAATCCCCATTGTTCCTCCTGAACCTAGTGTAAGCTTTTCCCACAAGGCTGAATAGGGTGATACCCCAATAATTGGCACACACTCTATGGTCCCCCTCTTTAAAAATGGGGACCACAATCCTAGTTTGGCACTCCACAGGCACTGTACCCGTCCTCCATACGACACTGAAGCTGTCAACTAATTACCTCACCACCAGGCATTGATCAGTTGACAGCTCTGCTGCTTTCTTCAAATCTGATGATACAACCACAAAGTCAATCATTGACCTGAGCCCTAAGGAGTTCTGGTACCGGGTAGACTTCAGAACAACCTATTCTCAAACATGGTATTCGTTAAGGCCAAGCCATGACTATCACAGAAGCCCAATGACAAAGCACCATTCGGGTTCAGAGTAGACAGGCAGTTCCTTCCAATCACTCCTCTTCGGGTTTCTCCATCATTGCCCATGTGGGCATTGAAGTCCCCCAGCAGAAATATGGTGTCCCCAGGCAGTACCCTCTCAATGACCTCACCCAAACTCTCCAGGAAGGCTGGATACTCTGAAATGCTGCTTGGTGCATGAGCGCAAACAACAGCTAGGGCCTTCCCCTCAGGAACTTATAGACATATAGAGGTGACCCTCTATGAAAActccaacacagcagcactcAGCCAGGGACTTGTGAGTATCCCCACACCCGACTCTCACAATGGGCAACTCCAGGAATTCCAGGAAAGAGTCCAAACCCAacttcctccttctctgtctcaaCCGTTGCTGTTGAATAATTGtgttaaattaaagtttatgaACAGCATACAGCATATGTCGCTATTATTCAGATGTATGATTGTCAGATAGAGGGTGGTGGTGATGGCATCCTCTGTTAAGCAGTTGGGACTATACACAAACTGCAGGGGGTGCAGTGAAGCTTGTAGTGGAGTATTGATGTGCCTCACGACAAGCCTCTCGAAACATTTCATGTCATTCACTTGTTAGTTTATGAGATTctttataaaaaacacattttaaatataaaattagcTGGTCTTAATGTTTCTGATAGGTGAACATAaacttattttttcattttataattcaCTTTTCCTTCTACCagttgactaaatgtaaatataaatcacaAACTATTGATGAAATACTGGTAATATATAAGCTGACTAATGTTAAGTAGTAAAACTTGGTAAACACATAGGGCTGGAATAGAGTGTTGTTGATCACCAGTCCTAAAATTGGTCCCTTCAGACTTTCTGTGCTCCAGCTTTACCATGGAGAGGCTGGAGTCCGTCCCAGCTGCCACTAGGTGAGAGCACCCTGGAGATGTCAGACTATTAcaggacacagacacaaacacagtcagtcCCTCCATGAGTT
It contains:
- the LOC137132824 gene encoding olfactory receptor 6K3-like, with the translated sequence MKRSYNLTPSYFIFTLFSDYGSLRSLFFSLCLLIYMTIISANVVIILTVCLDKSLHQPMYIFICCLCLNSLYGSAGFFPRFLMDILSDTHFISRPFCFTQMYVIHTYKGNELNILTVMAYDRFVAICQPLHYHSKMTFRKVLSLLIFAVLYPVCITAHFLYLASTLPLCGNELHRLFCTNWSVIQLSCLDTTVIGKTGQCFAVTSIFIPLFFVLYTYLRILLVCRKGSSEFRGKALQTCLPHIVTFVNFCISIFCEASLSLYKVDELNTLVIVILSLECLIIPPINNPLVYGLKLPQIRGAISGFLKIHKVVFPA
- the LOC137132825 gene encoding olfactory receptor 6K3-like, translating into MKRSYNLTPSYFIFTLFSDYGSLRSLFFSLCLLIYMTIISANVVIILTVCLDKSLHQPMYIFICCLCLNSLYGSAGFFPRFLMDILSDTHFISRPLCFTQMCVTYTYKGNELNILTVMAYDRFVAICQPLYYHSKMTFRKVLSLLIFAILYPVCIMANFLYLASTLPLCGNELHRLFCTNWSVIQLSCLDTTVIGKTGQFLAVTSIFIPLFFVLYTYLRILLVCRKSSSEFRGKALQTCLPHIVTFDNFCFSIFCEASLSLYKVDELNTLVIVVLSLEFLIIPPISNPLVYGLKLPQIRGVISVFLRLHKVGHPA